From Spartinivicinus ruber, the proteins below share one genomic window:
- the queG gene encoding tRNA epoxyqueuosine(34) reductase QueG produces MKQLPEAKLNLLATDIKRWGRELGFQDIGISGVDLGPHEQHLRDWLEPGYHGEMDYMAAHGTKRSRPAELVPGTLTVISARMDYLPGDTETVRILNEPDQAYISRYALGRDYHKVIRKRLAKLAAKITDAVGEFGYRAFVDSAPVLEKAIAEQAGLGWIGKNTLVLSRKAGSWFFLGELFTDLPLPADTPTDKNHCGRCTACLDICPTDAFVGPYQLDARRCISYLTIELKGAIPIELRKKMGNRVFGCDDCQLVCPWNRFAKPTQETDFLPRHKLDSSSLVELFLWTEEEFLNRTAGSPIRRSGYQGWLRNLAVGLGNAPTSTKILEALKSRLEDSSELVREHIEWALEQHLNPQAKD; encoded by the coding sequence ATGAAGCAGTTACCTGAAGCCAAACTGAATTTACTGGCAACCGACATCAAACGCTGGGGGAGAGAACTTGGCTTTCAAGATATTGGCATCAGTGGTGTCGATTTAGGCCCCCACGAGCAGCATTTAAGAGATTGGCTGGAGCCTGGCTATCATGGCGAAATGGACTATATGGCAGCCCACGGCACCAAACGCAGCCGTCCTGCAGAGCTGGTACCCGGCACTTTAACGGTAATTAGTGCCAGAATGGACTATCTGCCAGGTGACACGGAAACCGTACGTATTCTTAATGAGCCTGATCAAGCCTATATCTCTCGCTATGCACTTGGGCGGGACTACCATAAAGTGATTCGTAAACGCCTAGCCAAGCTTGCCGCAAAGATCACCGACGCGGTTGGCGAGTTTGGCTATCGTGCCTTCGTAGACAGTGCCCCAGTCTTAGAAAAAGCCATCGCAGAGCAAGCTGGGCTAGGCTGGATAGGTAAAAACACTCTGGTACTTAGCCGAAAAGCTGGCTCCTGGTTTTTCCTGGGTGAGTTATTTACCGACTTGCCATTACCTGCTGACACTCCCACCGATAAAAATCATTGCGGTCGCTGCACAGCCTGCCTGGATATCTGTCCAACCGATGCGTTTGTCGGGCCTTATCAATTGGACGCAAGACGCTGCATTTCCTACTTAACTATTGAGTTGAAAGGGGCAATCCCCATTGAGTTGAGAAAAAAAATGGGCAACCGAGTATTTGGCTGTGATGACTGTCAGCTAGTTTGCCCTTGGAATCGCTTTGCCAAACCCACTCAGGAGACCGACTTTTTACCTCGCCATAAGCTGGATAGCTCATCGCTAGTGGAGCTGTTTTTATGGACTGAAGAAGAGTTTCTCAACCGAACAGCAGGCTCGCCTATTCGGCGCTCAGGCTACCAAGGCTGGCTAAGAAACTTAGCCGTTGGGTTAGGCAATGCCCCCACTTCAACAAAGATATTAGAAGCTCTGAAGAGCCGCTTAGAGGATAGTTCTGAGCTAGTTAGAGAACATATCGAGTGGGCCTTGGAGCAGCACCTAAATCCGCAAGCTAAAGACTAA
- a CDS encoding HDOD domain-containing protein: METTPPVHGVAAWQQLLKKKALPIPQTTKAALLEAIAGDNTLPPLVAIIRHCPLTAFHMFHQANKNRDITHDTRVKSLEHAMAMLGVDAIKAFIKSVKAFDPLSNNLKVSCFIKEVTNSLHAAHQAQYWFKQKTHKTSEEVFWAALFFNVTRWAMALHSPEKMQTIQQYGGKHALTVERQILGCTISTLQLALDDYWALPGISHHAWEQLRETKSTSWIAMSRFGRQKPEHGYTLASQRAERRFQQKKEQDPQFRLLLGTTAAFVFWANALAQSSRYSWFSLSNNRLSGIMAALLNRGWDKTTQAIHQEAVHLSHKLTYGYGPAPATGLVNPEVLYHEPKLAKLVSKASEPLPAPTEETKITIEPAIKTAPPTPQSIAEKHGNIEHFKQIVENLKNQPERYPTLASLLDILTEAIMEALAYERLVIALTNKERTRLKVFRCHPKTEKVEFEIVLATAPFLNDLLKKQQTIWVKGKEQPDIWAKIPGPFKKAVGHDHFMLQTLTMPNKAIGMLYMDMAHSNSLFKVADFRYMQALGNACRVTLLEMAQRKKQR; the protein is encoded by the coding sequence ATGGAAACGACACCACCCGTGCATGGAGTAGCTGCATGGCAACAGCTGTTGAAAAAAAAAGCTTTGCCTATTCCACAAACAACAAAAGCTGCCTTATTAGAGGCTATAGCTGGAGATAATACCTTGCCACCGTTGGTTGCTATTATCCGACACTGCCCGCTGACTGCTTTCCATATGTTTCACCAAGCCAATAAAAACCGCGACATTACTCATGACACACGAGTAAAAAGCCTTGAACATGCTATGGCCATGCTTGGTGTAGATGCCATTAAAGCATTTATCAAGTCAGTTAAAGCCTTTGATCCGTTAAGTAATAATTTAAAGGTTAGCTGTTTTATCAAAGAAGTAACCAACAGCCTGCATGCTGCCCACCAAGCCCAATATTGGTTCAAACAAAAAACCCATAAAACCAGCGAAGAAGTTTTTTGGGCAGCCCTCTTCTTTAACGTCACCCGCTGGGCTATGGCGTTACATAGCCCAGAAAAAATGCAGACGATTCAACAGTACGGTGGTAAACATGCATTGACAGTAGAACGCCAAATTTTGGGCTGTACCATCTCAACGCTGCAATTGGCACTCGATGACTATTGGGCACTACCAGGAATTAGCCACCATGCATGGGAGCAGTTGAGGGAAACCAAGTCAACTAGCTGGATTGCAATGAGCCGATTTGGCAGGCAGAAACCAGAACATGGGTATACACTGGCTAGCCAACGAGCAGAAAGACGATTTCAACAAAAAAAAGAACAAGACCCTCAGTTTAGGCTTTTGCTGGGTACTACTGCGGCATTTGTATTTTGGGCAAATGCGTTGGCTCAGAGCAGTCGATATAGTTGGTTTAGCCTGAGTAACAACCGACTTAGCGGGATAATGGCTGCGTTGTTGAATAGGGGCTGGGATAAAACCACCCAAGCTATCCACCAAGAAGCCGTCCATCTTTCTCATAAGCTAACCTATGGCTATGGCCCAGCACCAGCCACAGGCCTGGTTAACCCCGAAGTGCTTTACCATGAACCAAAGCTGGCAAAACTAGTTAGTAAAGCGAGCGAACCTCTCCCAGCACCAACAGAAGAAACCAAAATCACTATTGAGCCAGCCATAAAAACTGCTCCACCCACACCACAAAGCATTGCTGAAAAACATGGCAATATTGAGCATTTCAAACAAATTGTAGAAAATCTAAAGAATCAGCCAGAAAGATACCCTACACTTGCTTCTTTGCTTGATATATTAACTGAAGCCATTATGGAAGCTTTAGCCTACGAGCGGCTAGTCATTGCTTTAACCAACAAAGAAAGGACCCGATTAAAAGTATTTCGTTGCCATCCCAAAACTGAAAAAGTGGAATTTGAAATAGTTTTAGCAACCGCGCCTTTTTTAAATGATTTATTAAAAAAACAGCAAACCATTTGGGTAAAAGGCAAAGAGCAGCCGGATATTTGGGCAAAAATACCAGGTCCTTTTAAAAAAGCCGTAGGACACGACCACTTTATGCTACAGACGCTCACTATGCCAAACAAAGCAATTGGCATGTTATATATGGATATGGCCCACTCAAATAGCCTATTTAAAGTAGCTGATTTTAGATATATGCAAGCCTTAGGTAACGCCTGCCGAGTCACTTTACTGGAAATGGCGCAACGAAAAAAACAGCGGTAA
- the orn gene encoding oligoribonuclease, with translation MSKAENLIWIDLEMTGLDPEQHRIIEIATIVTDQDLEVIAEGPVFAIHQPDAHMLTMDEWCTTTHGQTGLSERVKNSNIDEAHAEKLTIEFLQQYVEAGVSPMCGNTIGQDRRFLVKYMPKLEKFFHYRSIDVSTLKELAQRWTPEILKHINKKNSHLALEDIRESIEELRYYREHFIRLDAKSKEPS, from the coding sequence ATGTCGAAAGCTGAAAACCTGATCTGGATTGACCTCGAAATGACAGGGTTAGACCCTGAGCAGCACCGTATTATAGAAATAGCGACCATAGTCACTGATCAGGATTTAGAAGTTATTGCTGAAGGCCCTGTGTTTGCGATTCATCAGCCTGACGCACATATGCTGACAATGGACGAGTGGTGTACCACTACCCATGGCCAAACAGGGCTATCCGAGCGAGTAAAAAACAGCAATATAGATGAGGCCCACGCAGAAAAGCTCACTATCGAGTTCTTGCAGCAATATGTTGAGGCAGGGGTTTCACCTATGTGTGGTAATACTATCGGTCAGGATCGTCGTTTTTTAGTTAAGTACATGCCTAAGCTAGAAAAGTTTTTTCATTATCGCAGTATTGATGTCAGCACGCTTAAAGAGCTAGCCCAGCGCTGGACCCCGGAAATTCTAAAGCATATTAACAAGAAAAATTCCCACCTTGCCCTTGAAGATATTCGTGAGTCGATTGAAGAGCTACGTTATTATCGAGAGCACTTTATTCGCCTGGATGCTAAGTCCAAAGAGCCAAGTTAG
- the motA gene encoding flagellar motor stator protein MotA, with protein MFKIIGILIVIGSVAGGYVLSHGELMALWQPFEVLIICGAALGAFFIANPFSTFTHVLKQIPTVLFGSKFNNDFFMDLLGLLYELLNKSRRDGMMAIEADLEDPSGSAIFTRYPTILRDHHLTEFIADYLRLMSSGNMAPHELESLFDMEIETLAEELEHPFHAVTKVADGLPGFGIVAAVLGIVITMKDLGGPAEQLGAHVAAALVGTFLGILFAYGFVGPMSQAMEHNVQEELNAYECVKACLVASLGGMPPALSVEFGRKALYAHSRPSFLELEQHIRSR; from the coding sequence ATGTTTAAGATCATAGGTATTTTGATTGTCATCGGCAGCGTGGCTGGTGGTTATGTACTTTCTCATGGCGAGTTAATGGCGCTGTGGCAGCCTTTTGAAGTACTGATAATATGTGGTGCGGCGCTAGGTGCTTTTTTTATTGCGAATCCTTTTTCTACATTTACCCATGTACTAAAACAAATTCCTACTGTCTTATTTGGTTCAAAATTTAATAATGATTTTTTTATGGATCTGCTGGGGCTTTTATATGAGCTTTTAAATAAAAGTCGTCGTGATGGGATGATGGCAATTGAAGCTGATTTGGAAGATCCTTCTGGCAGCGCTATTTTTACTCGTTACCCTACAATTTTACGTGATCATCATTTGACAGAATTTATTGCTGATTATTTACGGTTGATGTCGTCTGGTAATATGGCGCCTCATGAGCTGGAAAGCCTGTTTGATATGGAAATTGAAACCTTGGCTGAAGAACTTGAGCACCCTTTTCACGCGGTCACTAAAGTGGCTGATGGCCTTCCTGGTTTTGGGATTGTCGCTGCGGTTTTGGGAATTGTTATCACCATGAAAGACCTTGGGGGGCCTGCTGAGCAATTGGGTGCTCATGTTGCTGCTGCATTGGTTGGGACATTTTTAGGTATTTTATTTGCCTACGGTTTTGTAGGGCCGATGTCTCAGGCAATGGAACATAATGTACAAGAAGAACTCAATGCTTATGAGTGCGTAAAAGCCTGTCTGGTTGCGTCTTTAGGGGGGATGCCACCAGCGCTATCCGTTGAGTTTGGTCGTAAAGCACTTTACGCACATTCTCGTCCATCCTTCCTAGAGCTGGAGCAGCATATTAGATCACGGTAG
- the motB gene encoding flagellar motor protein MotB, which translates to MEREESIVIKRVKKGGHGHHGGSWKIAFADFATAMMAFFLVLWLISQSTEEQKIIIAGYFQDPTGQSDKASPYAIDLGGSPVVSNQSGIGSPKQHKTQQDETDELTEVGAKTTLADQLEQQRLEALLAVLKKKVNENPVLNKFKDQLIMDVTPNGLRIQIVDADKKPMFASGSAELKFYFEDILLELAPMIASVPNKISISGHTDATPFGTRDDYGNWELSADRANTARRTLIFGGVKKQQVAQVVGLGDSVLFDAKKPRSPVNRRIDILILSKQAETNLSRVSGKSKEAEKGSPSPQQPLLDRKRLNIFDAREKAKQNQLK; encoded by the coding sequence ATGGAACGTGAAGAATCTATAGTCATCAAGCGGGTCAAGAAAGGCGGGCATGGTCATCATGGTGGTTCATGGAAGATAGCTTTTGCCGACTTTGCTACTGCAATGATGGCATTTTTTCTGGTGTTATGGTTGATTTCTCAATCTACTGAGGAGCAAAAAATAATAATTGCAGGTTATTTTCAAGACCCTACTGGCCAAAGTGATAAAGCCAGCCCTTATGCAATCGATTTAGGTGGAAGCCCAGTAGTTTCCAATCAAAGTGGTATCGGCTCACCTAAGCAACACAAAACTCAGCAGGATGAAACGGATGAATTAACTGAAGTGGGCGCTAAGACCACGTTGGCTGATCAATTGGAACAACAAAGGCTGGAAGCACTGTTAGCGGTGCTAAAGAAAAAAGTTAACGAAAACCCGGTATTAAACAAATTTAAAGACCAGTTGATTATGGATGTTACACCAAATGGTTTGCGCATCCAGATAGTTGATGCTGACAAAAAACCAATGTTTGCCAGTGGTAGTGCCGAATTAAAATTTTATTTTGAAGATATTTTATTAGAGCTAGCCCCTATGATCGCGTCGGTACCCAATAAAATCAGCATCAGTGGGCACACAGACGCGACGCCATTTGGTACTAGGGATGACTATGGCAACTGGGAGTTGTCTGCTGACCGGGCTAACACGGCCCGCAGAACTCTAATATTTGGTGGTGTGAAAAAGCAGCAAGTGGCTCAAGTGGTTGGGCTGGGTGATTCTGTACTTTTTGATGCTAAAAAACCAAGAAGTCCGGTTAACCGTCGCATTGATATTTTAATTTTAAGTAAACAGGCAGAAACGAACTTATCAAGAGTTTCAGGTAAATCTAAAGAGGCTGAGAAAGGGTCTCCCAGTCCTCAACAGCCGCTACTTGATCGAAAGCGGCTGAATATATTCGATGCTCGAGAAAAAGCGAAACAAAACCAGCTTAAATAA
- the rsgA gene encoding small ribosomal subunit biogenesis GTPase RsgA produces MSKRRLNRRQAWRIEKIQQERAKRAERKGDSLEQQLTSGKLGPEQHGLITTHYGAQIDVEPLDQPGTRYRCHIRANLPALVTGDQVVWRAGANQSGVVVASLPRNSLLSRPDSRGQLKPVAANIDYIVIVVAPRPTPYANLIDRYLVAAELSDIEPVILLNKTDLLTDEPEFESTLTDMLNIYRQIGYQVLHASTTREHGLDQLTSLLDAHTSVFVGQSGVGKSSLVNALLPDVEARVGDLSAITGKGTHTTTAATLFHFPTGGKLIDSPGIREFALWSMDRATLAQGFKEFKEILGLCKFRDCKHEQEPDCALRQAVEEGKIHPNRMASFKHIARSLEESS; encoded by the coding sequence ATGAGTAAACGCCGTCTAAACCGCCGCCAAGCTTGGCGTATTGAAAAAATTCAGCAAGAACGAGCCAAGCGAGCCGAAAGAAAAGGCGACTCGTTAGAACAGCAACTGACTTCAGGCAAACTAGGGCCTGAACAGCATGGACTGATTACTACTCACTATGGCGCCCAAATTGATGTCGAGCCATTAGACCAACCAGGTACCCGCTATCGCTGCCATATTCGAGCTAATTTACCAGCCCTGGTAACAGGAGACCAGGTAGTCTGGCGAGCAGGAGCCAATCAATCCGGGGTCGTTGTCGCTAGCCTGCCAAGGAACTCACTGCTGTCTCGCCCAGATAGCCGTGGCCAACTAAAACCCGTCGCTGCCAATATAGACTATATTGTGATTGTAGTTGCTCCACGGCCCACCCCCTACGCTAATTTGATTGACCGTTATCTGGTTGCTGCTGAACTCAGTGACATAGAACCTGTTATTCTCCTTAATAAAACCGATTTGCTTACTGATGAGCCTGAGTTTGAAAGCACTCTGACAGATATGCTGAATATTTACCGTCAGATTGGCTACCAAGTTTTACATGCATCTACAACGCGTGAACACGGTTTGGATCAACTAACTTCACTACTAGATGCCCATACTAGCGTATTTGTTGGTCAGTCGGGGGTAGGAAAGTCCTCTTTGGTGAATGCTTTATTACCTGATGTAGAAGCTAGAGTGGGCGATTTATCTGCCATCACAGGTAAGGGTACCCACACCACTACTGCAGCCACTCTTTTTCATTTCCCCACCGGGGGTAAGCTGATTGACTCACCCGGCATTCGTGAGTTTGCCCTGTGGTCCATGGATCGCGCTACCCTGGCACAAGGCTTTAAAGAGTTCAAAGAAATACTGGGGTTATGCAAATTCCGCGACTGCAAACATGAACAGGAACCTGACTGTGCTCTCCGCCAAGCAGTTGAAGAGGGAAAAATTCACCCCAACCGGATGGCAAGCTTTAAACACATTGCTCGTTCATTAGAAGAAAGTAGCTAA